AACCAAAAAGTCCTCCTCTTCCTCCTTCTGAATCTCGGTGCCATCAAGGGCAACACCCCATTTCATCATCCTTACCTGTACCGCCACAGGCTCAGTTCCAGTGCTGGTGACATAGAAGTTTTTCATAATGCCCCTACCAGAAGGACGTAACTCCACTGAGTCAGGCGTAAGTTGAAAATTAGAACCTGCCCAAGCACGGGGAACATTAACGAGGTTTGCACCTACCATACAAGCAAGTAATATAGCCCATTTATTTTTTATTTTTAGCATTTATTTGCCTCCCTGTTTGTCTTGTGAGGTAGAAAGTATTTTGTTGATTTATTTCACTTTCTACCTAAAGACTAAAGATTTTATGGATTTAGATCCGCCTGAAGTGTCAAAGTGATATTATCACGATAAGTTTGATTTGGAACTTTTAGCCCCGATGCGATTTGAACTTTTAGATCTGCACTTGCATCAGTAACTCCCGTCTCACCAACTGCGTCTGCTATTTCACCTGTCGCAATTTGTCTTTCTTGTGTTAGTGATTGCCAAGTAGATGCACCTTCTCCGGGGTTTAAGTTAGCCCCTCCATGTATGGGTACTATTAATTTAACGTTGTAAGGTATTTCAACCCCACCTGTTGATTTTAACACTCCTTCATTTGTACTACTCATGGTAATTTCCCATTTTCCGACAATGTTGCGTTGGTATGCGACAGTTCCCACACTACTTTCTGTTGCAATCGTTCCATCTTTATCGTATGAAATTTCTGTATTGTTATCTGGTGTGAATGTAAGTCCACTAAAGTCATCTACTTTTACCTCAATAGACTCCTCCGCCAATGCAGCAAGGGGAGTCAGCGCACTTACACCAAGAACCATACCCGAAATCAAAGCCCAACGACCAAAGTTTTTAATAATCATAATTCTACCTCCGTCCAATGACCTTGTTAGTGTGTGTTGTTAATGCATCGCTCGTCAGTCATTAGAGTTATTTACTTTTTATTTATACTTCTATAGTACCTATCTAACCAATCAATAACATCGGTTTAAACACCGATTTTTCGTCAAAAACAAATAGGTTCTTTTCTGTGTATTTTTATCAGTATAAAGTCAAAGTTAATACTTACTTAATCATATTTTTACATAAAAAACTACGTATATATATTGGTTTTAAGACTGAACTACATTCACAATCATTTACATTATGAATTATTAACAGTTTGTTACATTTTTTTAAATATTTGTTAATTAAAGTCCCCCAGTATTGGGGGATTTAGGGGGCAACCCAACCCTTTGTCGCCCCCCAAGTTTGGGGGGAGAAATATCAAGTTCCCACCATTGCAGGATTTAGAGGGCAACCCAACCCTTTGTCGCTCCCCCCCAGCCCCCCAAGTTTGGGGGGAGAAATATCAAATTCCCACCATTGCAGGATTTAGGGGGCAACCCAACCCTTTGTCGCCCCCCAGCCCCCCAAGTTTGGGGGGAGAAATATCAAATCCCCACCATTGCATGATTTAGAGGGCAACCCAACCCTTTGTCGCCCCCCCAGCCCCCCAAGTTTGGGGGGAGAAGTATCAAATTCCCACCATTGCAGGATTTAGGGGACAACCCAACCCTTTGTCGCCCCCCCAGCCCCCCAAGTTTGGGGGGAGAAGTATCAAATTCCCCAAAATCAATTACTCAAAACCCAAAAACAAAGCACCCCGATAAAAAATAAACGCCATCCCCCAAGCATAAACAAGGGAGAAAACAAGAGAAAATATAGTAAAAGCCCATGACTTCGACTCAGCTTTTACTGTGGCAACGGTAGTCAGACAAGGAGTATAGAGTAAACAAAAAACACAGAAACTGATGGCACTACTAGGGGCAATGGTTGAAGCAAATTGAGCGGTTAATGCCGATGTACCCATGCCATAAATGGTGGCAAAAGAACCTACGACAATCTCTTTGGCAATAAAACCAAAAATCAAAGATAAAGTCAAAAAAGGATTGATGCCGATGGGTTCCATTATGGGTGATAGAAATACCCCTAATTGTCCGCCCCAAGTATCTAAACCTGTGGCATTTTCAGGGAAGTAAGTTAAAAACCACACCGCCACACAACCGATAATGATAAAATTTGTGGCACGGCGTAAAAATTCTTTCACCTCACCCCATCCCCTTAATAACACTTGTTTAAAAGTTGGTAATCGATAAGGGGGTAACTCAATCACAAAAGGTTCTTTACTTTTAAATTGTTCTGTTTTACTAAACACAAAAGCGACCAAAAAACTGGCTACAAAACTAAGAATGTAGAGAAAAAATAGAACCAAAGGCCCTAAATTCATCGGAAAAATAGCCCCAATTATGAACACAAAAACGGCTAATCTTGCCGAACACAAGGCAAAGGGAATAATTAACATGGATAACATCCGCATGGGGCGAGAGCGAATAATTCTTGTACCCATCAAAGCAGGAACATTACAACCAAATCCCATCATTTGCATTACAAACGCCCTACCATCAAGCCCCATTTTTGCCATGAAAGCATCCATCAAATAGGCAGAGCGTGATAAATAGCCACTGTCTTCCACGGCGGCCATCACAAAAAAGAAAACCACAATTAAAGGCACAAAGGAGGCAACGGTTGCCACCCCTAGCCATACTCCATTGAGCAGAAAACTTTGAACTATATCAGGGAATGGGTTAATAACAGGCTCGATAATTTGTTCACTCATCCAAGTGGTAGCTATATCGATAACATCTTGGGATGGTAAACCTACATACCAAATCAGGAAGAATACCCCCAACATAGAAGCGAAAAAGATGGGAATACCAAAGATAGGATGGAGCAGAACATTATCTAATTTTTCGGTAAAGGTTGTTATCAGGTGCGATCGCACCTTAACGGCTTCTAAAAAAATCTCTTTTTTTTCTTGATTATCAATGGGATTATCTTTTAAAAAATCATTAATATTTTCCAGTTTAAAAGAGTCTTTTTGTGCCGAAATATTACTTTTTATTTTATTTAAAACTTCAGTAATGCCTTTATTATATTTAGCACTAACTAAAAATATAGGAAGTCCTAATTTTTGTGCCAGTTTTTCTTGATCAATATCAATACCATATCGCTTTGCCTCATCTGCCATGTTCAAAATTACCATACAGGGCAAACCAAGGGCTTTGAGTTGTAACACTAAATTTAATTGTCTATCTATCTGAGAAGCATTAACAATTATCAAAACTAAATCCATGGCAAAATCCGTTAAAAACCGTTGCACAATGGACTCATCCTCCGAAAAACCCTCTAGGTCATAAATTCCGGGTAAGTCAACAATTTCCACGGTTTGCCCTTGAATATCTATTTCGCCTTGTAATAAATCAACAGTAATTCCCGGCCAGTTTCCCACATAGGCATTCATCCCCGTGAGAGTGTTAAAAAAAGTCGATTTACCCGTGTTGGGTTGCCCCATGAGAATAATTCTTTTTTGGGCATTTCCAGAAACAGTTTTTATGGCCGAGTGACAGGTTTGCATAGGTTTTTTTGCTCGAGGGTTTAAATCTTAAAATTTAATCTGAGTTCGGGATAAAATTTATAGTCTTGTAAAGGTTCCAGGTATCGGGTGTCAGGTATCAGGTTAAGAAATTTACAAAAACTGTAATGTTAATTAATTTTCTGATACTTAGTTCCATCAAGGAACTAACAAAGGCTGGTCGTATTTTAAACCTGTAACCTGTAACCTGCAACCTGCAACCTAACCATACTGACAACTGTTATCCCGAACTGAGGTTAAAATTTAGTGTTCCCCGTTGGGGTATCAGGTTAATTTAACCATAATTAAATCAGCTTCTATTCTACGGATAGCAATAATTGTAGTTATTCCGACTTGTACTTGTAAGGGGCCGCCTAGCCAAAATTTGCGTAATACTTTCACCGAAGTTCCTGCCACTAAACCCATGGCTTGAAGTCGGTTGACCAATAATTTACCATGGTTTCCCACTACTATATGATCAACGATCGCCCTTTGCTGGTAATTTAGAGAGGATAAAGGAACAAGATTCATAATTCAGATTCTGGTAAAGGTTCAAAAAAAGCCTCTCCTAACTTTCCTTTTAAAAGTCCGGGACTGCGTGGTTGTAGTTTTTGAGAGTTAATTCCTAAGCGAAAATAATGAATAATGTCATAAATTTGACTTAGTTTATCTTCAGGAATTTCTTGCAATTCTTCGATAATTTTATCTATGAGCATATAAATATATTATTAATAGCTTAAATTTGAAACGAAAAAAGAGAGATGGAAAACCACCTCCCTATATTATTCTACAAATTAATTAAACTTGCTCTACCATTTCTTATAAGGTAAAAACTTACCACACATAATCACCTGGACGCGATCGCCCTTAGGATCTTCCACCTTTTCCACATCAAGGGTAAAATCGATCGCACTCATGATACCATCCCCAAACTTTTCATGGATTACCTCCTTCATAGGCATCCCATACACCTGCATGATTTCGTAAAAACGATAAATCAGAGGATCAGAAGGAACAACAGGATCTAAAGAACCCTTGAGAGGAGCAACAGTCAACTCCTCCGCTAATTCAGCAGGTAAACCCAAAGCCTCCACCAACTTTTTAGCCTCAGCCTCATCCGCACTCGCCTGACGGTAAATTACCGATGCAATCCAAACTTCATCTCGTCCTAAAAGTTTTTCTAAATCAGTAAAGCTAACGCCTTTTGCCTTCTTAGCCGCCAATAATTTTTCAGTAATAGGTGCAGTCATTTAATTTTCTCCTTATTTATTGAGTTGTATTTGTTGATTTGTAAACATGGTAGTTCTAAACGACTTGTAAACTATCTGCCCTTAATTCCCCCCTTGTTAAGGGGGGTTAGGGGGGATCAAATCTGACAATGCCAAAAGACTACCACGAAATTTTTTTGTTTTATTGATACTCCCCCCTTATTAAGGGGGGCAGGGGGGATCTAACCCCTTATTAAGGGGGGCAGGGGGGGGATCTAACCCCTTTCCCAAAGGAACTTACGATCCGATGGTGCAATAGCAAGATCATTGATACTAGCAAAACGATATTGCATCAAACCATTTTCCGCAAATTCCCACATCTCATTACCATAGGCACGATACCACTGATTAGCTTGATCATGCCACTCATACTCAAACCGCACCGCAATGCGATCG
The sequence above is a segment of the Cyanobacterium stanieri PCC 7202 genome. Coding sequences within it:
- a CDS encoding hypothetical protein (KEGG: ddc:Dd586_1519 flagellar basal-body rod protein FlgF~SPTR: Flagellar basal-body rod protein FlgF), with the translated sequence MIIKNFGRWALISGMVLGVSALTPLAALAEESIEVKVDDFSGLTFTPDNNTEISYDKDGTIATESSVGTVAYQRNIVGKWEITMSSTNEGVLKSTGGVEIPYNVKLIVPIHGGANLNPGEGASTWQSLTQERQIATGEIADAVGETGVTDASADLKVQIASGLKVPNQTYRDNITLTLQADLNP
- a CDS encoding ferrous iron transport protein B (PFAM: Ferrous iron transport protein B; Ferrous iron transport protein B C terminus; Nucleoside recognition~TIGRFAM: ferrous iron transporter FeoB; small GTP-binding protein domain~COGs: COG0370 Fe2+ transport system protein B~InterProIPR002917:IPR011619:IPR011642:IPR011640:IPR 006073:IPR005225:IPR003373~KEGG: ter:Tery_2878 ferrous iron transport protein B~PFAM: GTP-binding protein HSR1-related; Ferrous iron transport protein B domain-containing protein; nucleoside recognition domain protein; Ferrous iron transport B domain-containing protein~SPTR: Ferrous iron transport protein B;~TIGRFAM: ferrous iron transport protein B; small GTP-binding protein) is translated as MQTCHSAIKTVSGNAQKRIILMGQPNTGKSTFFNTLTGMNAYVGNWPGITVDLLQGEIDIQGQTVEIVDLPGIYDLEGFSEDESIVQRFLTDFAMDLVLIIVNASQIDRQLNLVLQLKALGLPCMVILNMADEAKRYGIDIDQEKLAQKLGLPIFLVSAKYNKGITEVLNKIKSNISAQKDSFKLENINDFLKDNPIDNQEKKEIFLEAVKVRSHLITTFTEKLDNVLLHPIFGIPIFFASMLGVFFLIWYVGLPSQDVIDIATTWMSEQIIEPVINPFPDIVQSFLLNGVWLGVATVASFVPLIVVFFFVMAAVEDSGYLSRSAYLMDAFMAKMGLDGRAFVMQMMGFGCNVPALMGTRIIRSRPMRMLSMLIIPFALCSARLAVFVFIIGAIFPMNLGPLVLFFLYILSFVASFLVAFVFSKTEQFKSKEPFVIELPPYRLPTFKQVLLRGWGEVKEFLRRATNFIIIGCVAVWFLTYFPENATGLDTWGGQLGVFLSPIMEPIGINPFLTLSLIFGFIAKEIVVGSFATIYGMGTSALTAQFASTIAPSSAISFCVFCLLYTPCLTTVATVKAESKSWAFTIFSLVFSLVYAWGMAFIFYRGALFLGFE
- a CDS encoding FeoA family protein (PFAM: FeoA domain~InterPro IPR007167~KEGG: syn:ssr2333 hypothetical protein~PFAM: FeoA family protein~SPTR: Ssr2333 protein) → MNLVPLSSLNYQQRAIVDHIVVGNHGKLLVNRLQAMGLVAGTSVKVLRKFWLGGPLQVQVGITTIIAIRRIEADLIMVKLT
- a CDS encoding hypothetical protein (KEGG: syp:SYNPCC7002_A1774 hypothetical protein~SPTR: Putative uncharacterized protein), which produces MLIDKIIEELQEIPEDKLSQIYDIIHYFRLGINSQKLQPRSPGLLKGKLGEAFFEPLPESEL
- a CDS encoding cyanate lyase (PFAM: Cyanate lyase C-terminal domain~TIGRFAM: cyanate hydratase~COGs: COG1513 Cyanate lyase~InterPro IPR003712:IPR008076~KEGG: amr:AM1_5165 cyanate hydratase~PFAM: Cyanate lyase domain protein~PRIAM: Cyanase~SPTR: Cyanate lyase;~TIGRFAM: cyanate lyase) — its product is MTAPITEKLLAAKKAKGVSFTDLEKLLGRDEVWIASVIYRQASADEAEAKKLVEALGLPAELAEELTVAPLKGSLDPVVPSDPLIYRFYEIMQVYGMPMKEVIHEKFGDGIMSAIDFTLDVEKVEDPKGDRVQVIMCGKFLPYKKW